GTATTTTCTTGTTTTTTTTTCATTTTTTTTCTCTTTATTACTTTTAATAAAAAATATTTTTTTCAAAAATAATGCAAATCTCTTTATATATCTTTTTAAAGAGTATTATTTTTCTTTCATAATTTTTAAAAATTTAATGTTATAATTTTTTAATTATTTATTACTCATCATCTATAATATCAAGATATCTATCTGTAAAAATATTGAGGTGAAAGAATTATATGCAAAATCCAAAAGAAAAAATGGATTTATCGCAGTTTATTTTATCATTAATATTTATTATTGCTATAAGTATTACGAGTTTTTTAATAATAAAACCATTTATATTAGGGTTTTCATGGGCTAGTACAATTGTAATTGCAACTTGGCCTCTTATGCTGAAAATAGAAAAATTTCTAGGAGGAAGACGTATCATTGCTCTTATTAGTATGATTGTGATTTTATTATTATTATTTATTATTCCTATAGTACTTTTAGTAAATAGTTTGATTGCAACAAGTATCCCTCTTATTCATTGGTTTAGTTCAAATACTTTAGAATTTCCGGAATTAATTTGGCTTCAAGATATACCACTTATTGGAAAAAAAATTTTTATTAGTTACAAAGAGTTATTAGATAGTGATGGAGCCGAATTAATTAAAGAAGTTAGACCATATATGGGTCGTACAACTGAATTTTTTATAATTCAAGCTAAAAATTTTGGATTATTTGTCATGCATTTAACTTTAATGTTGATATTTAGTATTTTGCTTTATTGGAATGGTGAAAAAATTAGTAATATGATTCGACAATTTGCATCTCGTATCCATTCTAAAAATGGAGATGCTATTATTTCATTGACAGTTCGAGCTG
This region of Buchnera aphidicola (Aphis craccivora) genomic DNA includes:
- the ydiK gene encoding AI-2E family transporter YdiK translates to MQNPKEKMDLSQFILSLIFIIAISITSFLIIKPFILGFSWASTIVIATWPLMLKIEKFLGGRRIIALISMIVILLLLFIIPIVLLVNSLIATSIPLIHWFSSNTLEFPELIWLQDIPLIGKKIFISYKELLDSDGAELIKEVRPYMGRTTEFFIIQAKNFGLFVMHLTLMLIFSILLYWNGEKISNMIRQFASRIHSKNGDAIISLTVRAVRSVALGVVVTALIQAFLSGLGLLFSGVPYWTLLMILIVFSCLIQLGPLPILIPSIIWLYWHGNNTCGTLLLIWSCFVFILDNILRPFFIRMGSDLPTFLILSGVIGGLITFGMIGLFIGPVVLVILYRLTISWIYGVSINSFINNIDVKSKIN